From the genome of Leptolyngbya subtilissima AS-A7, one region includes:
- a CDS encoding glycosyltransferase family 4 protein, giving the protein MHITFVSGSYRPDQDGVADYLANLRSHLNQRHAASTVLTTHDSALAVADPAVQGALTHWGLPQLLPLVQTILSTPTDILHIQHAAGSYRFERPVFLLPLLLRRAGYRRPIVTTAHEYGWWEWQPKWFPASWLERVKEWGQKRTWWDREDGFLLTGSDAIITTNQNITGIMQERLPTLRDRMVTVPIAANLTVAPVDRAMARSQLRHERDWPQEAQVIAFFGFLHPVKGLTYLLQGFRQVRDRHPQARLLLIGGVETLSLNGQDAENFWQQVQTQIRDLHLTDFVHCTGYVEAETASRHLSGSDLGVLPFTPGITLKSGSLLAMLAHRLPTIATRTAETDAVLCDRRIIAPVVPRSGDAVAEAISTLLNNPAEQERLAAAGHEFVQAFTWEGITDRHCDIYQQLLER; this is encoded by the coding sequence ATGCACATTACCTTTGTTTCTGGCAGCTATCGCCCCGATCAGGATGGGGTGGCCGACTACTTGGCCAACCTGCGATCGCATCTCAATCAACGCCATGCGGCCAGTACCGTGCTCACGACCCACGACTCAGCGCTGGCCGTGGCCGATCCCGCCGTGCAGGGAGCGCTCACTCACTGGGGCCTGCCCCAGCTTTTGCCCCTGGTGCAAACAATTTTGTCTACCCCCACCGACATTCTGCACATTCAGCACGCGGCGGGCAGCTACCGGTTTGAGCGCCCGGTGTTTCTGCTGCCGCTGCTGCTGCGGCGAGCAGGTTACAGACGCCCCATCGTCACCACGGCCCACGAGTATGGATGGTGGGAGTGGCAGCCCAAGTGGTTTCCGGCGAGCTGGTTAGAGCGCGTCAAGGAGTGGGGGCAAAAACGCACTTGGTGGGACCGCGAAGACGGCTTTTTGCTCACCGGCAGCGATGCCATTATCACCACTAACCAGAATATTACCGGCATTATGCAGGAGCGCTTGCCGACGCTGCGCGATCGCATGGTCACAGTCCCTATCGCCGCCAACCTGACAGTGGCGCCGGTAGATCGGGCAATGGCGCGATCGCAGCTTCGGCACGAGCGCGACTGGCCTCAGGAAGCTCAGGTGATTGCTTTCTTTGGTTTTTTGCATCCGGTCAAAGGTTTGACCTACCTGCTCCAAGGCTTTCGGCAGGTGCGCGATCGCCATCCCCAGGCCCGGCTGCTGCTGATCGGCGGGGTAGAAACCCTCTCGCTTAACGGCCAAGACGCCGAAAATTTTTGGCAGCAGGTGCAAACTCAAATTCGTGACTTGCACCTCACCGACTTCGTGCACTGCACGGGCTATGTGGAGGCCGAAACCGCCTCCCGCCACCTCTCCGGGTCTGACCTGGGGGTGCTGCCCTTCACCCCCGGCATTACGCTCAAAAGTGGCTCGCTGCTGGCGATGCTGGCCCACCGACTGCCCACCATCGCCACCCGCACCGCTGAAACCGACGCCGTGCTGTGCGATCGCCGGATAATTGCCCCCGTCGTTCCGCGCAGCGGTGATGCCGTAGCCGAGGCTATTTCAACTCTGTTAAATAACCCCGCTGAGCAAGAGCGGTTGGCCGCCGCTGGCCATGAATTTGTGCAGGCGTTTACCTGGGAAGGCATTACCGATCGCCACTGCGATATTTACCAGCAGCTATTGGAGCGTTAG
- a CDS encoding response regulator transcription factor, producing MKRVLIISPSAITQAGLSSIIAEESAADTDGSANRWQVVGAAAQPLSREWAADCALVSWPMVGDGLSDLDLVNDLAMPVVALIDAWSDVALLELLQGRIGLLPGQASGAEIVAALDAAVAGLVAVHPSLLDSLLASTESLQATAPPHQTEALTPREVEVLTMLAEGLSNKAIARRLHLSEHTIKYHTSAIFSKLNVSSRTEAAIAGARAGFILL from the coding sequence ATGAAGCGGGTGCTGATTATCAGCCCATCGGCCATTACCCAGGCGGGGTTGAGCTCCATTATTGCTGAAGAGAGCGCCGCCGATACCGATGGCTCTGCCAATCGCTGGCAGGTTGTAGGGGCCGCTGCTCAGCCTCTTTCTAGGGAATGGGCCGCCGACTGTGCCCTGGTGAGCTGGCCCATGGTTGGCGACGGACTGAGCGATCTAGACCTGGTCAACGACCTGGCAATGCCGGTGGTCGCCCTGATCGATGCCTGGAGCGATGTTGCCCTGCTCGAACTTTTGCAGGGTCGGATAGGGCTATTGCCGGGGCAGGCCAGCGGTGCCGAAATCGTGGCGGCCTTGGATGCGGCGGTGGCCGGTCTAGTTGCCGTTCATCCCAGCTTGCTAGACAGCCTGCTGGCGTCAACCGAGTCGCTCCAAGCCACCGCACCCCCTCACCAGACTGAGGCCCTCACCCCACGGGAGGTCGAAGTGCTAACGATGCTGGCAGAGGGGCTGAGCAATAAGGCGATCGCCCGCCGCCTGCACCTATCAGAGCACACGATCAAATATCACACCAGCGCTATCTTTTCGAAGCTCAACGTGTCGAGCAGGACGGAAGCGGCGATCGCCGGAGCGCGGGCGGGGTTCATTCTTTTGTAG
- a CDS encoding S1C family serine protease, which produces MIANLLNHNLAAISHRVRQSTVLIQGPAGELGSGVIWDASGLIITNAHVVNQRRAWITTAEGQRLTAHRVGHSKQLDLAALKVESAGLQAADLGNASKLRVGQMVMAVGNPEGHVGATSLGIVAAKPPIPRWVQADIALAPGYSGGPLVTLAGEVVGINTQIAAGRGYAIPTALVQQFLASQQEQPYLGITAQPNSESAGWTVAQVEAGSPAARSGLVAGDTILGINGRLFRQPSDLRDWLDCLVPDQTLALQVSQGGQSIVCTLTVGRPPVQEQAA; this is translated from the coding sequence ATGATTGCCAACCTGCTAAATCACAATTTGGCCGCCATCTCTCACCGCGTTAGACAATCTACCGTGCTCATTCAAGGCCCCGCTGGTGAGCTGGGCTCTGGGGTGATTTGGGATGCGTCGGGCCTGATCATCACCAATGCCCATGTGGTGAACCAGCGCCGAGCCTGGATTACCACGGCCGAGGGTCAGCGGCTCACGGCCCATCGAGTCGGCCACAGCAAACAGCTAGATTTGGCCGCCCTCAAGGTTGAATCAGCGGGCCTGCAAGCCGCCGACTTGGGGAATGCCAGCAAACTGCGGGTGGGGCAAATGGTCATGGCGGTGGGCAATCCAGAGGGGCATGTAGGAGCGACATCTCTGGGCATTGTGGCAGCCAAACCACCCATTCCGCGCTGGGTACAGGCCGATATTGCCCTGGCACCGGGCTACTCGGGTGGCCCCCTGGTGACCCTGGCGGGGGAGGTGGTTGGCATCAATACGCAAATTGCCGCAGGCCGAGGCTACGCCATCCCCACTGCTTTAGTGCAACAATTTTTAGCTTCTCAGCAGGAGCAACCCTACCTAGGCATCACCGCCCAACCCAACTCAGAATCGGCGGGCTGGACAGTGGCCCAAGTGGAGGCAGGCAGTCCGGCGGCGCGTTCGGGGTTGGTGGCGGGCGATACCATCCTCGGCATCAATGGGCGGCTATTTCGACAGCCCAGCGACTTGCGCGATTGGCTAGATTGTTTGGTACCCGACCAAACCCTGGCCCTCCAAGTCAGTCAAGGCGGGCAGTCAATCGTGTGTACCCTCACGGTGGGTCGTCCACCCGTTCAGGAGCAGGCGGCATGA
- a CDS encoding S1C family serine protease, translated as MTTTDANSTALSALSAGLADAVAAIAPTLVAVKGHRRFAYSGIHWQPGVIVTADYGLGRSSRLTLTLPDGNVVEAEVSGRDRALDLAIVQLDRTDLPVPTISDGAALKVGHVVLAVGQSWDYGVSASLGVVGNLGGPWQTSQGRAIDRLIRPDVNLYPNLLGGALVNTAGEVLGINLNGPRNRVVTLPAANLTRIVKTLLERGSLSRGYLGVGLQPVALPENLRQTHQLSGDVGLLVVSVDAPGPAAQAGLLIGDILLAVNGQPVSNLQAVYGHLDASAIGQAVSLHLLRGGQPTELTVTVGEQPQGGAR; from the coding sequence ATGACTACTACTGATGCAAATTCAACAGCGCTTAGCGCCCTATCCGCTGGGCTAGCGGATGCGGTGGCAGCGATCGCACCTACCCTCGTCGCCGTCAAAGGCCACCGCCGCTTTGCCTACAGCGGCATTCACTGGCAGCCGGGGGTGATTGTCACCGCCGACTATGGCCTCGGTCGCTCTAGCCGCCTCACTCTCACCCTGCCCGACGGCAACGTGGTCGAAGCTGAGGTGTCGGGCCGCGATCGCGCCCTCGACCTGGCCATTGTGCAACTCGATCGCACCGACCTGCCCGTGCCCACCATTAGCGACGGGGCCGCCCTCAAAGTGGGCCATGTGGTGCTCGCCGTCGGCCAGTCGTGGGACTACGGCGTTAGCGCCAGCTTGGGGGTAGTGGGCAACCTCGGTGGCCCGTGGCAAACATCCCAGGGGCGGGCGATCGATCGCCTGATTCGCCCCGATGTCAACCTCTATCCCAACCTGCTCGGCGGTGCCCTGGTGAATACGGCAGGGGAAGTGCTAGGCATTAACCTCAACGGCCCACGCAATCGGGTGGTGACGCTGCCCGCCGCTAACCTGACCCGCATCGTCAAAACCCTGCTAGAGCGCGGCAGTCTCAGCCGAGGCTATCTGGGGGTAGGGCTTCAACCCGTGGCTCTGCCCGAAAACCTACGGCAAACCCACCAGCTATCTGGGGATGTCGGCTTGCTGGTAGTCAGCGTCGATGCCCCAGGGCCAGCAGCCCAAGCGGGCCTGCTGATTGGCGATATTTTGCTGGCGGTGAACGGCCAGCCCGTCAGCAACTTACAGGCGGTCTATGGTCACCTAGACGCCAGCGCCATTGGTCAAGCGGTCTCACTGCACCTGCTGCGCGGCGGCCAGCCAACAGAACTCACCGTCACCGTAGGGGAACAGCCCCAGGGCGGTGCGCGATGA